In one window of Azoarcus olearius DNA:
- a CDS encoding helix-turn-helix domain-containing protein, whose product MDAGRSPILRMQETRHDSWREAVASQFLPLDFEVARSTRFHGRALWAQVDQARAAEIRMCEHRVTRQRSHLAAADGPAVKLLWLLSGSGRLQQNGGECSLQAERWLFYDAIHPYSLQLSEDARFISLLYTGDSAERWMRLARDLGSAPRQTTGPARIALLALRGAMRERDGLDGLAQRALLESVLALTESALRTALPEQGGRQRDALRLVEARRFVLQHLANAELGPDDIARALHVSRRSLYNLFAEAGLRPREFVRNLRLEKACEALARPAGDSITTIALDHGFTDAAHFSRSFRERFGVSPSAYRGRGG is encoded by the coding sequence ATGGACGCAGGTCGCAGCCCCATCCTCCGCATGCAGGAGACCCGCCACGACAGCTGGCGGGAGGCGGTGGCATCGCAGTTCCTGCCGCTGGACTTCGAGGTGGCGCGCAGCACCCGCTTCCATGGCCGCGCGCTGTGGGCGCAGGTGGACCAGGCGCGCGCCGCCGAAATCCGCATGTGCGAGCACCGCGTCACCCGCCAGCGCAGCCACCTCGCCGCCGCCGACGGCCCGGCGGTGAAGCTGCTGTGGCTGCTCAGCGGCAGCGGCCGGCTGCAGCAGAACGGCGGCGAGTGTTCGCTGCAGGCCGAGCGCTGGCTGTTCTACGACGCCATCCACCCCTACTCGCTGCAGCTGTCCGAAGACGCCCGCTTCATCTCCCTGCTTTACACCGGCGACAGCGCCGAGCGCTGGATGCGGCTGGCGCGCGACCTCGGCAGCGCACCGCGCCAGACCACCGGCCCGGCCCGCATCGCCCTGCTGGCGCTGCGCGGCGCGATGCGCGAACGCGACGGGCTGGACGGGCTCGCCCAGCGCGCCCTGCTCGAATCGGTGCTGGCGCTGACCGAAAGCGCGCTGCGCACGGCCCTGCCCGAACAGGGCGGCCGCCAGCGCGACGCGCTGCGGCTGGTGGAAGCCCGCCGGTTCGTGCTGCAGCACCTTGCCAACGCCGAACTCGGCCCCGACGACATCGCCCGCGCGCTGCATGTGTCGCGCCGCAGCCTCTACAACCTCTTCGCCGAAGCCGGCCTGCGCCCGCGCGAGTTCGTCCGCAACCTGCGCCTGGAAAAAGCCTGCGAGGCACTCGCCCGCCCCGCTGGCGACAGCATCACCACGATCGCGCTCGACCACGGCTTCACCGACGCCGCCCACTTCAGCCGCAGCTTCCGCGAACGCTTCGGCGTCAGCCCGAGCGCCTACCGCGGCCGGGGCGGCTGA
- a CDS encoding SphA family protein: MTTRSPRRARLAAALALLAAGAAAPAAANDLPAVNLGLTTFIDGAPPAGPGWYVSEYLQYYSADKLRDKDGKAAPLPRQDIEVTSLVSQAIWMSADTLWGAHYGVTLLLPAVLDARTDDGLGNAALPKGNTGVGDLIVGPFLQWMPVMGANGPIFAHRFEIDVSFPTGEYDNERSVNPGANHWTINPYWSGTYWVTPDWTVSTRLWYLWSGKNTDPNPNGYAGYGVANARDMRPGEAFHMNFATEYAVTPQLRVGINGYWLKQITETEVNGHAVSGSKEQVFGIGPGVLYSFSQQDHLFFNAYKESHVRNRPEGERYVIRYVHHFK; the protein is encoded by the coding sequence ATGACCACCCGCTCCCCCCGCCGCGCGCGCCTGGCCGCCGCGCTGGCCCTGCTCGCCGCAGGCGCCGCCGCACCGGCCGCCGCCAACGACCTGCCGGCGGTGAACCTCGGCCTCACCACCTTCATCGACGGCGCGCCGCCGGCCGGCCCCGGCTGGTATGTATCCGAGTACCTGCAGTACTACAGCGCCGACAAGCTGCGCGACAAGGACGGCAAGGCCGCACCGCTGCCCAGGCAGGACATCGAGGTCACCTCGCTGGTGTCGCAGGCGATCTGGATGTCCGCCGACACCCTGTGGGGCGCCCACTACGGCGTCACCCTGCTGCTGCCGGCGGTGCTGGACGCCCGCACCGACGACGGCCTGGGCAACGCGGCGCTGCCCAAGGGCAACACCGGCGTCGGCGACCTCATCGTCGGCCCCTTCCTGCAGTGGATGCCGGTGATGGGCGCCAACGGCCCCATCTTCGCCCACCGCTTCGAGATCGACGTCTCCTTCCCCACCGGCGAGTACGACAACGAGCGCAGCGTCAATCCCGGCGCCAACCACTGGACCATCAACCCCTACTGGTCCGGCACCTACTGGGTGACGCCCGACTGGACCGTGTCCACCCGCCTCTGGTACCTGTGGAGCGGCAAGAACACCGATCCCAATCCCAACGGCTATGCCGGCTACGGCGTCGCCAACGCCCGCGACATGCGCCCCGGCGAAGCCTTCCACATGAACTTCGCCACCGAGTACGCGGTGACGCCGCAGCTGCGCGTGGGCATCAATGGCTACTGGCTGAAGCAGATCACCGAGACCGAGGTGAACGGCCACGCGGTGTCCGGCAGCAAGGAACAGGTCTTCGGCATCGGCCCCGGCGTGCTCTACAGCTTCTCCCAGCAGGACCACCTGTTCTTCAACGCCTACAAGGAAAGCCACGTGCGCAACCGGCCGGAAGGCGAGCGCTACGTGATCCGCTACGTCCATCACTTCAAGTAA
- a CDS encoding aldehyde dehydrogenase family protein encodes MSAPTSYPSRNFIAGEWRAATSGATFAKLAPASGAVLAEVANSGAADVDAAVAAARAQFDGGEWSRLPGAERGRLLNKLADLLARDAERFAHILALEQGRPLMEMRMLDLPMSIDTLRYFAGWADKLEGRQIPTAGFMGRPTLNYTIREAIGVAALIVPWNAPLMIGIWKLAPALAAGCTVVLKPSEDAPLALTALAGLVAEAGFPAGVFNLVNGMGPEAGATLVKHPGVDKISFTGSTEVGRIIAREAAPLFKRLTLELGGKAPQIICADANLDAAIMGVAMGLFVNQGQTCAAGTRILVHRSRYDDVVGALAGAAKSVTLGDPLDANTRMGALINARHRDRVTALIQSGIAEGAALVAGGEALPENGFFVRPTVFAGGTPQMRIMREEIFGPVGVVVPFDSDEEAVQLANDTPFGLSASLWTQDIARAHTLAPKLRVGAVAINGWSPLDARLPWGGYKDSGVGRDLSRTALDAYTEEKAVSVVM; translated from the coding sequence ATGTCCGCACCCACCTCCTACCCCAGCCGCAACTTCATCGCCGGCGAGTGGCGCGCCGCCACCTCCGGCGCCACCTTCGCCAAGCTCGCCCCCGCCTCCGGCGCGGTGCTGGCCGAGGTTGCCAACTCCGGCGCCGCCGATGTGGATGCGGCGGTGGCCGCCGCCCGCGCTCAGTTCGACGGTGGCGAGTGGTCACGCCTGCCGGGCGCCGAACGCGGCCGCCTGCTCAACAAGCTGGCCGACCTGCTGGCGCGCGACGCCGAACGCTTCGCCCACATCCTGGCGCTGGAACAGGGCCGGCCGCTGATGGAAATGCGCATGCTGGACCTGCCGATGTCCATCGACACCCTGCGCTACTTCGCCGGCTGGGCGGACAAGCTGGAAGGCCGCCAGATCCCCACCGCCGGCTTCATGGGCCGGCCGACGCTCAACTACACCATTCGCGAAGCCATCGGCGTGGCCGCGCTGATCGTGCCGTGGAACGCGCCGCTGATGATCGGCATCTGGAAGCTGGCCCCGGCGCTGGCCGCCGGCTGCACCGTGGTGCTCAAGCCTTCGGAAGACGCGCCGCTGGCGCTCACCGCGCTGGCAGGGCTGGTCGCAGAGGCCGGTTTCCCGGCCGGCGTGTTCAACCTGGTGAATGGCATGGGCCCGGAGGCCGGCGCCACGCTGGTGAAGCACCCCGGCGTGGACAAGATCAGTTTCACCGGCAGCACCGAAGTGGGCCGCATCATCGCCCGCGAGGCGGCGCCGCTGTTCAAGCGACTGACGCTGGAACTGGGCGGCAAGGCGCCGCAGATCATCTGCGCCGACGCCAACCTGGACGCCGCCATCATGGGCGTGGCCATGGGCCTGTTCGTGAACCAGGGCCAGACCTGCGCTGCCGGCACCCGCATCCTGGTGCATCGCAGCCGCTACGACGACGTGGTCGGCGCGCTTGCCGGCGCGGCCAAGTCGGTGACGCTGGGCGACCCGCTGGACGCCAACACCCGCATGGGCGCGCTGATCAACGCCCGCCACCGCGACCGCGTCACCGCCCTGATCCAGAGCGGCATCGCCGAAGGCGCCGCGCTGGTGGCCGGCGGCGAAGCGCTGCCCGAGAACGGCTTCTTCGTCCGCCCCACGGTGTTCGCCGGCGGCACGCCGCAGATGCGCATCATGCGCGAGGAAATCTTCGGCCCGGTCGGCGTGGTGGTGCCCTTCGACAGCGACGAGGAAGCCGTGCAACTCGCCAACGACACCCCCTTCGGCCTTTCCGCCTCGCTGTGGACGCAGGACATCGCCCGCGCACACACGCTGGCGCCCAAGCTGCGCGTCGGCGCGGTCGCCATCAACGGCTGGAGCCCGCTCGACGCGCGCCTGCCGTGGGGCGGCTACAAGGACTCCGGCGTGGGGCGCGATCTGTCGCGTACCGCGCTGGATGCTTATACGGAAGAGAAGGCGGTGTCGGTGGTGATGTGA
- a CDS encoding PQQ-dependent dehydrogenase, methanol/ethanol family — protein sequence MTRTTLALTLLLTTTPTLAAPPANVDGQRIARIATGGEAANWLSHGRGYDEKRYSPLKKINDANVGKLGLAWTHKLDIDMGVEATPIVVDGVMYTTGPYSIVYALDAVSGKLLWKHDPKVPKAMAGEGCCGPVNRGVAVWKGRVYVGTFDGRLVALDAASGKQVWSVDTVLDHAKSYTITGAPRIVKGKVLIGNGGAEFGVRGYVTAYDAETGKQAWRFFTVPGDPKLPPEDDAMAMALKTWYGDGWIKWGGGGTVWDSMSYDPELNQLYIGVGNGSPFNYQFRSKGKGDNLFLSSVVALDPDTGKYIWHYQTTPADRWDFTAAQQMTLADIEIDGKVRKVLMQAPKNGFFYVLDRTNGQLISAKNIVPVNWASHIDLATGRPVLLPDADYADGAKLIAPAIIGGHNWHPMSYSPDTGLVYIPAQETAAALEAQKEPLFIPSKAVVNIGLNVPDLPEDPAIVDKISQSWRGRLVAWDPVKQEARWSQEYRTIYNGGTLATAGNLVFQGTADGRVVAYAADSGKLLWQSPANTGVMAGPVTFEVKGEQYVSFMAGWGGTFPRILGPLSLAAKVKPESRILTYKLGGKATLPAAKFDTVPLPPPPPVTLEADKMPMARMLFNGFCANCHGLNAVSGGVVPDLRYLTADKHAQFNAIVAGARAERGMPSLASALLPEHMEMIHQYIVKRANDLKGELEAVKAAGKQ from the coding sequence ATGACCCGCACAACGCTAGCCCTCACCCTGCTCCTCACCACCACCCCCACCCTCGCCGCCCCACCCGCCAACGTCGACGGGCAACGCATCGCCAGAATCGCCACCGGCGGCGAAGCCGCCAACTGGCTGTCCCACGGCCGCGGCTACGACGAGAAACGCTATTCCCCGCTGAAGAAGATCAACGACGCCAACGTCGGCAAGCTCGGCCTCGCCTGGACTCACAAGCTGGACATCGACATGGGCGTGGAGGCCACCCCCATCGTGGTCGATGGCGTGATGTACACCACCGGCCCCTACAGCATCGTCTATGCGCTCGACGCGGTGAGCGGCAAGCTGCTGTGGAAGCACGACCCCAAGGTGCCCAAGGCGATGGCCGGCGAAGGCTGTTGCGGTCCGGTCAACCGCGGCGTCGCGGTGTGGAAGGGCAGGGTCTATGTCGGCACCTTCGACGGCCGGCTGGTGGCGCTCGACGCCGCCAGCGGCAAGCAGGTGTGGTCGGTGGATACCGTGCTCGACCATGCGAAGAGCTACACCATCACCGGCGCGCCGCGCATCGTCAAAGGCAAGGTGCTGATCGGCAACGGCGGCGCCGAGTTCGGCGTGCGCGGCTACGTCACCGCGTATGACGCGGAAACCGGCAAGCAGGCCTGGCGCTTCTTCACCGTGCCGGGCGACCCCAAGCTGCCGCCGGAAGACGACGCCATGGCGATGGCGCTGAAGACCTGGTACGGCGACGGCTGGATCAAGTGGGGCGGCGGCGGCACCGTGTGGGATTCGATGTCCTACGACCCGGAGCTGAACCAGCTCTACATCGGCGTCGGCAACGGCTCGCCCTTCAACTACCAGTTCCGCAGCAAGGGCAAGGGCGACAACCTGTTCCTGTCCTCGGTGGTGGCGCTAGACCCGGACACCGGCAAATACATCTGGCACTACCAGACCACGCCCGCCGACCGCTGGGACTTCACCGCCGCGCAGCAGATGACGCTGGCCGACATCGAGATCGACGGCAAGGTCCGCAAGGTGCTGATGCAGGCGCCGAAAAACGGCTTCTTCTACGTGCTCGACCGGACCAATGGCCAGCTGATTTCGGCGAAGAACATCGTGCCGGTGAACTGGGCCAGCCACATCGACCTCGCCACCGGACGCCCGGTGCTGCTGCCGGACGCCGACTACGCCGACGGCGCCAAGCTGATCGCGCCGGCGATCATCGGCGGCCACAACTGGCATCCGATGTCCTACAGCCCGGACACCGGCCTGGTCTACATCCCGGCGCAGGAAACCGCCGCCGCGCTGGAAGCGCAGAAGGAACCGCTGTTCATCCCCAGCAAAGCGGTGGTGAACATCGGCCTCAACGTGCCCGACCTGCCGGAAGACCCGGCCATCGTCGACAAGATCAGCCAGTCCTGGCGCGGCCGCCTGGTCGCGTGGGACCCGGTGAAGCAGGAGGCGCGCTGGAGCCAGGAATACCGCACCATCTACAACGGCGGCACGCTCGCCACCGCCGGCAACCTGGTGTTCCAGGGCACCGCCGACGGCCGCGTGGTGGCCTACGCCGCCGACAGCGGCAAACTGCTGTGGCAGTCGCCGGCCAACACCGGCGTGATGGCCGGTCCGGTCACCTTCGAAGTGAAGGGTGAGCAGTACGTCAGCTTCATGGCCGGTTGGGGCGGCACCTTCCCGCGCATCCTCGGCCCGCTGTCGCTGGCGGCCAAGGTGAAGCCGGAGTCGCGCATCCTCACCTACAAGCTCGGCGGCAAGGCCACGCTGCCGGCGGCAAAGTTCGACACCGTGCCGCTGCCGCCGCCCCCGCCGGTGACGCTGGAAGCCGACAAGATGCCGATGGCCCGCATGCTGTTCAACGGCTTCTGCGCCAACTGCCACGGCCTCAACGCGGTGAGCGGCGGCGTGGTGCCCGACCTGCGCTACCTCACCGCCGACAAGCACGCGCAGTTCAACGCCATCGTCGCCGGCGCGCGCGCCGAGCGCGGCATGCCCTCGCTCGCCAGCGCGCTGCTGCCCGAGCACATGGAGATGATTCACCAGTACATCGTGAAGCGGGCGAACGATCTGAAGGGGGAACTGGAGGCGGTGAAGGCAGCCGGGAAGCAGTAA